GACCCGTTGCACCTCCGGCGTGGAGGCCATGTCGTAGGCCGCCGCCGAGCCCATCATGCCGGCGCCGATGACCAGGAGTTTCATAGCGGTTTCGAGTTTCAGGTTTCAGGGTTCAAGCCAAAGACGGGAAAGCTTACAGCATCGCGGTGCTTCCGCCAAACCTACGGGCTGTCCCGCACCCTGAAGTACAATCTGCCCTATGAATCGCACGCGGCTCATCCTGGCGCTATCGCTGGTCGCGCTGGGACTGGTCTGGCTGGGACATCCGGTGTGCGTGCCCATCCCCGATGAGGAGCTGAAGAACTTCACGCCGGTGCCCATCGAGCAGCGCACCGACCGCGATCTATTCCTCTTCCGCACCTTCCAGAAGCGCGATGGGCATTGGTGCCAGTGCAAGAGCTGGATCGCGCGGGAGATGTTCTTCTGAAGGGCAGTGGATCGTGGACAGTGAATCGTGGATAGCAAACGGCCAACGACCAACGACTAACGACCAATGACTCGTTTCCCGCGCCGCCAGTAGAGATACCCCGGCACGCCCAGCAGCACGATCACGATGCCCGCCAGGGACTCGTAGCGGCGCTGCACCAGCACGATCCCCGCCCATAGCAAACTGATCACGACGTACAGCCCCGGCAGCCAGGGATAGCCGGTGCAGCGGTAGGGGCGCTCGCGCTCCGGGTGCTTGCGGCGCAGCACGAACAGCGCCACCACCGTGAGCACGTAGAAGAGCACGCCGATGAACATCACGTAGGTGTAGAGCTGGTCGTAGCGGCCGGAGAGGGCCAGCACCCCCGACCAGATGCCCTGGCCGACCAGCGCCACCGCGGGGGTGCGGTAGCGCGGGTGCACGCGTCCCATGCTGCGGAAGAAGACGCCGTCCACGCCCATGGCGTAGACCACGCGCGCCCCCGCCAGGATGCAGGCGCAGGCGGCGCCGAAGCAGGAGACCGCGATCAGCACCGACATCCAGCGTCCGGCAGAAGGGAAGAAGAGCGCCTGGGCGGCGGTGTTGCCGATGGTCTCCACCTGCTGCACCTGGCCCATGGGCAACGCGTAGAGGTACACCACGTTCATGGCGAGGTAAACCACGCCCACCAGCACCACGCCCAGCAGCAGGGAGCGGGGCAGGTTCCGCTGCGGGTCTTTCACCTCGCCGGCGGCGCAGCAGATGTAGGCCCAGCCGTCGAAGGCCCAGAGCACGGCGATCAGGGCGATGCCGAAGTCGCCCGCCAGCTCCCAGCCCGAGCCCAGGGAGGGCGCGGCGCCCGCGTTGGGCGCCCAGGCCAGAAGATGCGACCACGAGCCTTTGCCGATGGCCACGCCCAGCACCACGAAGACGGCGATGGCGGCGAACTTCATCCAGGTGGCGACGTTCTGCAGCACGGCGGCGCGCCGCAGCCCTACCACGTTCACCCAGGTCAGCACGGCGATGGCGGCCAGCGCCACCAGGTGGGCGCGGGTCAGCGCCCAGGAGCCGACGTGCAGGACCGGCAGCTTGGCGCCGAAGGGCACGATGGCCTCCGAGTAGGAGGCGAAGCCCACGCACAGCGCCGCGATGGTGCCGGTGTAGTTCACCGTGAAGACCATCCATCCGAAGAGGAAGGCCCAGAACTCGCCGTAGGCTTCGCGCAGGTAGACGTACTGGCCGCCGGAGTTGGGATACATGGCGCCCAATTCGGCGAAGGCGAAGCAGGCCAGCAGCGAGACCCCGCCGCCCAGCACCCACACCGCCAGCAACAGCAGAGGATGGTGCAGGGGAGCAGCCGCGTCCTTCACCGCCAGGAAGATGGCGGAGCCGATGATGCCGCCGGCCAGCAGCAGCACCGAGTCCATCAGCGAGAGGCCGCGCAGCAGCGTGGGCTGGCCTTCGCCGGGCTTCGTCAGGTTGGCGGCGGTGGGCAAGGGCTATCCGATCCCCAGGTCTTCGGGGGCTTCCAAAGGCGTGCCGCAGACGCGGCAGATCACCGCCGAGCAGTCGCCGCAGGTGAGCGGGTCGGTGACCTCGCGCGCGCAGGTGGGGCAGTAGAGCGGCTGCGGGGAGGGCGCGGGTTCGGGGGTTTGAGCCATGGGAAGTGCAGACTGTAGCATAGAGGACGGCAGGCGTCAGGCGTCGGACGTCAGTGAACCCTAGAAACTAGAAACGAGAAACTGGAAACCGGAAACTGGAAACTGGAAACTGAACTTATGACTCCTGAAGAGCGATTGCAGCAGGAATTCAACCGCTGGGCCCAGGAAGGCGAAGGCGAGAAGATGGAGCGCCATCACTTCGCCATCACCGAGCCGGCCATCCGCCTGATGGAGCTGCGCCCGGGGGAGCGCGTGCTCGACCTGGGCTGCGGCTCGGGCTGGGCCACCCGCCTGCTGGCCCGCCTGGTGGGCGAGGGCCCGGAGGGCTTCGGCCAAGTGGTGGGGCTCGACATCTCCGACGAGATGGTGCGGCGGGCGCGCGCCGCCTCCCGCGACCTGGAGAACATCCTCTATGTGACCGGCTCGGCGCAGCAGATCCCCTGGGAGGAGAACTTCTTCGACAAGGTGCTCTCGGTCGAGTCCTTCTACTACTACCCCGACCAGGAGCGGGTGCTGGGGGAACTGTTCCGGGTGATGGCGCCCAAGGGGCGGCTGTTCATCCTCATCAACCTCTACCAGGACAACCCCTACTCGCTGCAGTGGGTGGACAAGCTGAAGGTGCCGGTACACGTGCGCTCGGCGGCGGAGTATGAGGCGATGCTGCGGGCGCTGGCCTTCGAGGAGGTGGAATCGCGGCGCATCCCCGACCCCACCCCCACGCCCGATGACTACCAGACGAAGTCGTTCAACAGCGTGGACGACCTGAAGGCCTTCAAGAAGACCGGAGCGCTGCTGCTGATGGCGCGCAAGCCCAACCTGCGCGTGCCCGGGCCGGCGTACCAGATCTACTAGTCGTTGGTCGTTGGTCGTTCGTCGTTGGTCGTTGGCGAAAGCCTGCCGCGTTCATCCCAAAGCTGGCGTGGACAGGCGGGAAGGGGTATACAATGCCCGGCTTTGGTAGGGTCCCCGGACCCTTACCCTGT
This region of Terriglobales bacterium genomic DNA includes:
- a CDS encoding amino acid permease, giving the protein MPTAANLTKPGEGQPTLLRGLSLMDSVLLLAGGIIGSAIFLAVKDAAAPLHHPLLLLAVWVLGGGVSLLACFAFAELGAMYPNSGGQYVYLREAYGEFWAFLFGWMVFTVNYTGTIAALCVGFASYSEAIVPFGAKLPVLHVGSWALTRAHLVALAAIAVLTWVNVVGLRRAAVLQNVATWMKFAAIAVFVVLGVAIGKGSWSHLLAWAPNAGAAPSLGSGWELAGDFGIALIAVLWAFDGWAYICCAAGEVKDPQRNLPRSLLLGVVLVGVVYLAMNVVYLYALPMGQVQQVETIGNTAAQALFFPSAGRWMSVLIAVSCFGAACACILAGARVVYAMGVDGVFFRSMGRVHPRYRTPAVALVGQGIWSGVLALSGRYDQLYTYVMFIGVLFYVLTVVALFVLRRKHPERERPYRCTGYPWLPGLYVVISLLWAGIVLVQRRYESLAGIVIVLLGVPGYLYWRRGKRVIGR
- a CDS encoding class I SAM-dependent methyltransferase, translated to MTPEERLQQEFNRWAQEGEGEKMERHHFAITEPAIRLMELRPGERVLDLGCGSGWATRLLARLVGEGPEGFGQVVGLDISDEMVRRARAASRDLENILYVTGSAQQIPWEENFFDKVLSVESFYYYPDQERVLGELFRVMAPKGRLFILINLYQDNPYSLQWVDKLKVPVHVRSAAEYEAMLRALAFEEVESRRIPDPTPTPDDYQTKSFNSVDDLKAFKKTGALLLMARKPNLRVPGPAYQIY